One segment of Roseofilum casamattae BLCC-M143 DNA contains the following:
- the surE gene encoding 5'/3'-nucleotidase SurE: MKLLVSNDDGIFAKGIRALANTLAEAGHDVTVVCPDRERSATGHSLTLHKPIRVEAVTSVFDPKVKAWACSGTPSDCVKLALAEILSERPDYVLSGINHGANLGTDILYSGTVSAAMEGLIEHLSAIAFSLASYSSDNFSTAAQFARVLVESLAKTKPTKPMLLNVNIPSVSPEAIAGVAVTRQGSRRYDELFEKRVDPRGKTYYWLAGQLTDESVDPPLDTSEEPYLLTDVQGIRQNYITITPLHYNLTCLLDIPYLNQQALDLPYPVWSQSNYSNEN, translated from the coding sequence ATGAAACTCCTAGTCAGTAATGATGATGGAATTTTTGCTAAGGGTATTCGCGCGTTAGCCAATACCCTAGCTGAAGCCGGCCACGACGTAACCGTGGTTTGTCCCGATCGCGAGCGCTCCGCCACCGGCCATAGTCTCACATTACACAAACCCATCCGCGTCGAAGCCGTAACCTCCGTATTTGACCCGAAAGTCAAAGCTTGGGCCTGTTCCGGAACGCCATCAGATTGCGTGAAGCTAGCCTTAGCAGAAATTCTTTCCGAACGACCGGATTACGTGCTTTCTGGGATTAACCATGGCGCCAACCTGGGTACAGATATCCTCTATTCGGGAACCGTCTCGGCAGCTATGGAAGGATTAATCGAACATCTGAGCGCGATCGCCTTTAGTCTGGCCAGCTATAGCTCCGATAACTTTAGTACGGCGGCGCAGTTTGCCCGAGTCTTAGTTGAATCTCTAGCAAAGACGAAACCAACAAAACCCATGTTGCTTAATGTTAATATTCCTTCAGTCAGTCCAGAGGCGATCGCTGGAGTTGCCGTTACCCGCCAAGGCTCTCGCCGTTATGACGAACTCTTTGAAAAACGAGTCGATCCTCGCGGCAAAACTTATTATTGGCTGGCCGGGCAGCTAACAGATGAGTCCGTTGACCCACCTTTAGACACCTCTGAAGAGCCATATCTCCTCACCGATGTCCAAGGTATTCGCCAAAACTATATTACCATTACCCCATTGCACTATAATCTTACATGCTTGTTAGATATACCTTATCTGAACCAACAAGCATTAGACCTACCATACCCAGTATGGTCTCAGTCAAACTATAGTAATGAGAATTAA
- a CDS encoding NAD(P)/FAD-dependent oxidoreductase, whose translation MTKTLIIGCGVVGATIAYELSSLPNNDITVIDRNPPAQGCTGAALGVMMGVISQKIKGRAWQMRQGSLRRYDSLIAELEKVCDRAIPYNRQGILLLCNSQKQWQQKQKLVETRRSQGWELQAWSVEQIREHCPHLATENYFGAIYSPQDRQVHPTILTQCLVSAAQQRGVQFHFNEDVQNLHWNDRAITVETLSQNWTSDRLIISAGVGSSFLTQHLPTPLDLRPVLGQAMTYSGETLGDPDFQPVISGGDIHLVPLGAGDYWVGATVEFPNEEGNVTRDPRLFEEVIQSAIAFCPSLEHLTLTEQWSGLRPRPHNQPAPVIQPLPECNNIWLATGHYRNGVLLAPATAEIISAAYNTEQK comes from the coding sequence ATGACGAAAACGTTGATAATTGGCTGTGGTGTAGTCGGCGCAACGATCGCCTACGAACTCTCTTCTTTGCCAAATAATGACATTACCGTCATCGATCGCAACCCTCCGGCGCAAGGCTGTACCGGCGCTGCTCTGGGAGTCATGATGGGAGTCATTAGCCAGAAGATAAAAGGGAGAGCGTGGCAGATGCGGCAAGGGAGTTTGCGCCGTTACGACTCGCTCATTGCCGAACTAGAAAAAGTTTGCGATCGCGCCATCCCTTACAATCGTCAGGGTATTCTCTTACTCTGCAACTCCCAAAAACAGTGGCAACAGAAACAAAAATTAGTTGAAACGCGGCGATCGCAAGGTTGGGAACTGCAAGCTTGGAGTGTCGAACAAATTCGAGAACATTGTCCCCATCTTGCCACAGAAAACTATTTCGGAGCTATTTATTCTCCCCAAGATCGACAAGTCCATCCCACTATTTTGACTCAATGTTTAGTCAGTGCAGCACAACAGCGAGGCGTTCAATTTCACTTTAACGAAGACGTGCAGAATTTGCATTGGAACGATCGCGCGATTACCGTCGAAACATTATCCCAAAATTGGACAAGCGATCGCCTAATTATTTCCGCCGGAGTTGGCAGTTCCTTCCTCACCCAGCATTTACCCACTCCCCTTGACTTGCGCCCAGTTTTAGGACAAGCCATGACGTACAGCGGAGAAACCCTAGGAGATCCAGACTTTCAACCCGTTATCAGCGGTGGCGATATCCATTTGGTTCCTTTGGGAGCAGGGGACTATTGGGTAGGAGCAACCGTAGAGTTTCCCAACGAAGAGGGTAATGTGACTCGAGATCCTCGCCTATTCGAGGAAGTTATCCAGAGCGCGATCGCCTTTTGCCCATCTTTAGAACATCTTACCCTCACCGAGCAATGGTCTGGGTTGCGCCCCCGTCCCCATAACCAACCCGCTCCTGTTATCCAACCTCTTCCCGAATGCAATAACATTTGGCTGGCAACCGGACATTACCGCAACGGCGTTCTCCTGGCTCCAGCAACCGCAGAAATTATTTCAGCGGCCTACAATACAGAACAGAAATAG
- a CDS encoding dienelactone hydrolase family protein, whose translation MDKLKKQLFTILLALVCTSTLLIGGITLTQAQTPIQTETIEYRQGGTTLEGYLAYDGSNSSQRPGILIVHAWKGLGDFEKQQAEKLAKMGYVAFAADIYGEGVRPTTNDEAREQAVFYLSNRNLLRDRANAGLNWLKQYRLTNSKQTAAIGYCFGGSTVLELARSGADVAGVVSFHGGLGSPTPEDAKQIKAKVLALHGADDPLVPPKEVAAFQEEMTQAGVDWQLVAYGGTVHSFTNPKAGDDPSKGSAYNADSDRRSFAAMKLFFDELF comes from the coding sequence ATGGATAAACTAAAAAAACAACTTTTTACAATACTTTTAGCCTTAGTTTGCACCAGCACCTTACTCATCGGCGGCATTACCCTCACCCAAGCGCAAACTCCAATTCAAACTGAGACCATCGAATATCGGCAAGGAGGCACCACTTTAGAAGGTTACCTGGCCTACGATGGCTCCAACAGCTCCCAACGTCCCGGTATTCTCATCGTCCATGCATGGAAAGGACTGGGGGACTTTGAAAAACAGCAAGCGGAAAAACTGGCGAAAATGGGTTATGTTGCCTTCGCGGCAGATATCTACGGTGAAGGTGTTCGGCCCACAACCAATGATGAAGCTCGAGAACAAGCCGTCTTTTATCTGTCTAATCGCAACTTACTGCGCGATCGCGCCAACGCCGGTTTAAACTGGTTGAAACAATACCGTCTGACGAACTCCAAGCAAACCGCTGCTATCGGTTACTGTTTCGGCGGCAGCACCGTGCTCGAACTCGCGCGCAGCGGTGCGGATGTTGCAGGAGTAGTTAGCTTTCACGGCGGACTCGGCAGTCCCACTCCCGAAGATGCCAAACAAATTAAAGCCAAAGTTCTCGCCCTCCATGGCGCCGACGATCCTCTCGTTCCTCCCAAAGAAGTTGCCGCCTTCCAAGAAGAAATGACTCAAGCTGGAGTAGACTGGCAATTGGTTGCCTATGGAGGAACGGTGCATAGTTTTACGAATCCGAAAGCGGGAGATGACCCATCTAAAGGTTCTGCCTATAATGCAGATAGCGATCGCCGCTCCTTTGCTGCCATGAAACTTTTCTTTGACGAGCTGTTTTAA